CCGGGATAGCGCCGCGCGCCGAACGAGGCCAGCGATCCCCACTGCGACGAGGTGAAGCCGACCGGAATGCTGGCGCCCGTGTCGGAAAACGGCTGCACGATGGCACCCGTCAGCCGCTGGAAGCGGTTGATTTCGCCCCACGGCGTGCGCCAGGTGCCGAAGTCGGCCTGGAGCCGGGCAGACGCGGCGGCCAGCGCCTCCAGCCTCTGGGCGGCCGGCGCACGTGTGGCCATGTAGTCGTACATGTTCATCCCCGCGCGGCGCGCGTCGGCGCCCGTGCGGCCCCACAGCTCCTCGCCCCAGAACACGGCCAGCGACGTGGCGACGGAGTTCACGCCCCACTTGTAGTCCCACGCGCGCAGCACCGCGATCTGCTCCGCCAGACGGGATTTGAGCGGATCGGACGCGGGAGTCTGATCGTATGCCGCCACCAGCGGCGGAATCAGCTGCGCGAAGGCGGGCAGGTACGGATCGTACGCGGCGCCGATCAGCGAGGGGATGGAGAAGTCGCGCCGGTCGCGCAGCAGCATCATGGCGTGAATGCCGCGCGGATTTTCGCCCGCCACGTCCATGTAGCGGGGATACGATTCCCGCCGCGGGCTGTGCTCTCCGGCCGCGGAGTACGGCCAGTTGTTGGTGTTCTGAATCCACCCCGTGGGCGGGTTCAGCAGCTGCGGCGCCTCGTCCAGCGTGTGCAGCCCCTTCCAGTCCGTGGCGGGATCGCTGCCGTCCACCGGGCGCGTGAAGTCGAACCGGTCGTCGCGCCGGGGAATGAAGTGCGGATGCATGTAGGCGATGTTGCCCTCCGCGTCCGCAAAGATGGTGTTGTTGCTGGAGTTGGCCTTCAGCTCCTCGGCGATGCGGCGGAACGAGGCGTAGTCGCGCGCCTTGGTGCGCAGAAACGACTGGCTGAGCGCCTCCACCGGCTTGTGCATCAGCGCGATGGCCACCCACTTCCCGTCCGCCTCGCGCACGATGGGGCCGTGGTGCGTGCGATGGACGGTGAACGTGCGCTGCGCCATCGATCCATCCGTGGCGCGATACGGTACGGTGATGGTGGAGGTGGTGACCGGGCGCTCCTCGCCGCCGTAGCGGTAGAAGTGCCGCCCGCCGCGCTCCACGACGGTCTCCAGGAACTCGTCGACGTTGTCCACGCCGCTGGAGGTGTGCATCCACCCCGCGCGCTCGTTGAAGCCCTGGTAGATGAAGAACTGTCCCCAGGTCGCGGCGCCGTACGCGTTCAGCCCCTCGTCGCTCGCCACCTGCTGCTCGGAGCGAAAGAAGAACGACGTGTGCGGGTTGATGAGCAGCAGCGCGTGGCGGGCCGTGGTGTTGGACGGGGCGATGGCGATGCCGTTGGATCCGCCCGGCTCGCGGAACGAGTGGTCGACGGCCAGCGCGACGGGCCCGCCCTGCCTGCGGCCGTAAAAGGCCTCCAGCTGCTGCAGCGACACGCGCTCGATGTCGCCGCCGATGCTCCCCTCGCTGAACGAGAGCGTCATCCACGGTTCGAAGCGGCGGATGACGCGCGGCGCGACCTCCGGATGGGTGTGCAGATAGTAGTTCAGTCCATCGGCCCAGCCGTTCATCAGCGCCTGCAGCCAGGCGGGGCTGGCGGCGTACTGCGCGCGCAGGGTGTCGGGGTTGATGAACAGCTTCATCCGCAGGTCCGACCAGAGGGCCGATTCGCCCTCCGCCTCCGCCAGCCGCCCGAGCGAGTTCAGGTAGTTGGTTTCCACGCGGTTGAAGTCGTCTTCCGCCTGCGCGTAGATCATTCCGAACACCGCGTCGGCGTCGGTCCGGCCGCGGATGTGGGCGATTCCCCAGTCGTCGCGCGTGATGCTGATGCTCTGCGCGCGCGCCTGCCAGCGCGAAAGTTCGTTGCGCGTGTCGGCGGGGGCCTGCGTGGGCGCGGCGATGGGGGCCGGCGCGGGCGCGCAGGAGGCGAGTGCCAGGAGCGCGAGCGCGCCCGCGGATCGAACGTTCATCCGGCTGCGGATCATGGAGATGCTCTGCAAAGAGTTCGGCCGCCCGCGGCGTCGATGCGCCCCGGCGTGCCGCCCAACCTTCCCCGCCCGCGCCCGATCCGCAAGGCTCTGCGGGTTTCAGATTGATACGACACTTGATCCCTTCCCTGCTATTTCGATTGCATGATACGAATGAACTCCGTACCGAGGGGTGCCACGGCAGTCCCGATATAAGAGTTCCTTCCGACAAACGCGAACGCAGTGTCTTCAAGCGAAGCGAGACCAGTGATACGGAGGGCGTGCAGGGATGTCACGAAGTCGGCGCGAGCTTCCTCTGTCATCACCTTAGAATCAGGATGGGCGGAGTACAGTGCCGTGAGGTCGTCAACCACCGCGAGATTCACAGCGTTCGAAAGTCTTCGCACCGTATCAAATCCAATCTCCCCCAGAACGAAGCTGCGATAGATCTTCCCAAGAATCGGAGTTTTCTCGAAATCGTTAAAGGCGTGGAGAGATCCAAGAAGCAGCTTACCGATGCGCTTTCCGAATTCTGGCTCGGCGTCAATCTTCGCAGCAAACGCCGCCAGCTCCGCTCGATCAACTTCTCCCATGCCCTCAGCAAAACCTTCCATTTTCGCAAGCAAGATGAAGTCACTGACTGATCTACTTGCTTGAGCCACCTTGATGACAAGCCCGAATCCCGGGAGGTCCTTTAGATAGTCCAGACGGATCGCAGCGTCCATCGCGGGCTCGAGGAGATCTGCGCCAATCTCAATGGCCTTCATCAAGATGCTGCCGGCAGGACCAGTCGCCATGATCGTAGACGAATCGGTAGTTGATGAGATGGTCAAATGGATCACTCGTCGCGATTCGTGGTTTCCAGCCCAGCCTCTTGCAGAGAGGTGCCGAAAACCCGGCCGTGCAGTTCGGCGAGCGCGGCGCGATTGCTGTCCCACTCCAGCCGCGCGATCGCGTCATCGAAACAAAGCCACGCGATCACGTCGTGCTCGGCGGAGAGGCGGATCAGCGCGGGGTCTGCGGCGACCGCGAAGCTGTATTCCGGGATCGTCGTCAGATCCGGCGGCCAGTGCGCGCGATCGCGGAAGTGATCGACCGGGATCTGGCCGATGGACTTCAGCGGGAGCAGATCGGCATCCGCCGGAACGCCGGCCTCCTCGAACGCCTCGCGGCGGGCCGCCTGCTCCGGCGTCTCCTCCCCTTCCCCACCACCGGCGATCGCCTGCCACACGCCGAGATCAGCGCGGCGCAGAACCGCGTAGCGCGGCTCGTCATCAACCCACGTGTACGCAAAGACGAGCACCTGGAACGGAGCGCGCGCCATCTCAGGAGCCGGGCGAGCGGATTCGCGAATCGGTCCAGATCCGCACCGCGATCAGGTTTCGGAGCGGAAGCGGTCCAGCCGGCGCTTGGCGGCGGCGACGTGGTGCGTGTTGTGGTAGAGCGTAAAGAAGAGCATTTCGCGGACGGTAAGCTTGCCCAGAATCGGGTGCGGCAGGCGGATGCGGTCCAGGTGCGCATCCGTCCACGACTCCGCCGCCGCGACCAGGCGCGCGTTCACGCGGCCCCAGCGCGCCAGCAGCGCCTCCCTGTGCGCAGGCACCTGCGCGGCCGCGGGGTCGTCGCGCGGCGGAACGTACGCGCCCGTCGCCCCGCCGCCGCCCGCCAGCAGTCCGCGATACGTATCCCGCACGGCCTCGAACGTCCGCGACGGCCCTCGAGCGCGGCCGAACAAGACGCGCGGCAGCAGCTTGGGGTAGCCGAGCGCCTTGGCCACCGCGCTCACGCCGATGTTCAGGTGATGAAGATGCTCCGCCGGCGTCCACGCATCATTCACGCGATGCACGAACTCGTCATCGCGCAGCGACGAAAAGAAGTCCGCCACCTCGCGCTCCACCTCCCCAAAGCGCTTCGCCAGCCCGGATCGCTCGGACGATGTTCCCGATTGCATCGCATTCCTTATCCGCGAAAGGTGGGGCAGCGCACCGGCAGGGAAAATGACGAGCGGCGGGGCAGCTTCAGACCGTGATCCAGGTGGCCGAAACGCCCTCG
This Longimicrobium terrae DNA region includes the following protein-coding sequences:
- a CDS encoding acylase — protein: MNVRSAGALALLALASCAPAPAPIAAPTQAPADTRNELSRWQARAQSISITRDDWGIAHIRGRTDADAVFGMIYAQAEDDFNRVETNYLNSLGRLAEAEGESALWSDLRMKLFINPDTLRAQYAASPAWLQALMNGWADGLNYYLHTHPEVAPRVIRRFEPWMTLSFSEGSIGGDIERVSLQQLEAFYGRRQGGPVALAVDHSFREPGGSNGIAIAPSNTTARHALLLINPHTSFFFRSEQQVASDEGLNAYGAATWGQFFIYQGFNERAGWMHTSSGVDNVDEFLETVVERGGRHFYRYGGEERPVTTSTITVPYRATDGSMAQRTFTVHRTHHGPIVREADGKWVAIALMHKPVEALSQSFLRTKARDYASFRRIAEELKANSSNNTIFADAEGNIAYMHPHFIPRRDDRFDFTRPVDGSDPATDWKGLHTLDEAPQLLNPPTGWIQNTNNWPYSAAGEHSPRRESYPRYMDVAGENPRGIHAMMLLRDRRDFSIPSLIGAAYDPYLPAFAQLIPPLVAAYDQTPASDPLKSRLAEQIAVLRAWDYKWGVNSVATSLAVFWGEELWGRTGADARRAGMNMYDYMATRAPAAQRLEALAAASARLQADFGTWRTPWGEINRFQRLTGAIVQPFSDTGASIPVGFTSSQWGSLASFGARRYPGTRRYYGTSGNSFVAAVEFGDSVRARAVTAGGESGDPRSSHFNDQAERYSTGNLREVYFYPSQLRGHTEREYHPGG
- a CDS encoding NUDIX hydrolase translates to MARAPFQVLVFAYTWVDDEPRYAVLRRADLGVWQAIAGGGEGEETPEQAARREAFEEAGVPADADLLPLKSIGQIPVDHFRDRAHWPPDLTTIPEYSFAVAADPALIRLSAEHDVIAWLCFDDAIARLEWDSNRAALAELHGRVFGTSLQEAGLETTNRDE
- a CDS encoding DinB family protein; the protein is MQSGTSSERSGLAKRFGEVEREVADFFSSLRDDEFVHRVNDAWTPAEHLHHLNIGVSAVAKALGYPKLLPRVLFGRARGPSRTFEAVRDTYRGLLAGGGGATGAYVPPRDDPAAAQVPAHREALLARWGRVNARLVAAAESWTDAHLDRIRLPHPILGKLTVREMLFFTLYHNTHHVAAAKRRLDRFRSET